From one Geminocystis sp. M7585_C2015_104 genomic stretch:
- the cydB gene encoding cytochrome d ubiquinol oxidase subunit II — translation METLNYLLPIVWFFILALFLFLYVMLDGFDLGVGILSLTASSEERRTILMTSLSNVWDANATWLILMGGSLFGAFPLAYSTILNALYIPIMIMVVGLILRTVSFEFRQNSRRKLFWNWAFGIGSFVAALGQGFALAGVIEGIRVDANGHFIGSSWDWLNWRSFIVALTLIQGYVLIGSCYLIMKTTGKLQETHYKTAKIAAVTTLMGAIIITAVIPIFSDFARNRLFDPPFVYIFALIPLLGVTLIVLLLKSLNEKREVTPFVLTILLFLLTFIGLALVVFPYIIPPSITIYEAAASPSSLVFMLIFIGFLIPIMLFYNIYNYFVFRGKITSAN, via the coding sequence ATGGAAACCCTGAATTACTTGCTACCGATTGTATGGTTTTTTATTCTAGCATTATTCCTGTTCTTGTATGTAATGCTGGATGGGTTTGATTTGGGGGTAGGGATTCTTTCCCTTACTGCCTCTTCGGAGGAGAGACGCACTATACTAATGACGAGTTTGAGCAATGTATGGGATGCCAATGCCACATGGTTGATTCTGATGGGTGGTAGTTTGTTTGGTGCATTTCCCCTGGCTTATAGTACCATTCTCAATGCCCTATATATCCCCATCATGATAATGGTGGTGGGGTTAATCTTACGCACAGTTTCTTTCGAGTTTAGACAGAATTCTCGTCGTAAGTTATTCTGGAATTGGGCATTTGGGATAGGCAGCTTTGTCGCCGCATTGGGACAAGGTTTTGCCTTGGCTGGGGTTATTGAGGGTATCCGCGTAGATGCCAATGGTCATTTTATCGGCAGCAGCTGGGATTGGCTCAATTGGCGCAGTTTTATTGTGGCATTAACCTTGATTCAGGGCTATGTTTTAATTGGGTCCTGTTATCTAATAATGAAAACTACAGGCAAACTACAAGAGACCCATTACAAGACGGCAAAGATTGCGGCGGTTACCACCTTGATGGGTGCGATTATTATCACTGCGGTTATACCAATATTTTCCGATTTTGCCAGAAATCGGTTATTTGACCCTCCTTTTGTTTACATTTTTGCCCTTATTCCTCTTCTTGGTGTCACCTTGATTGTTTTACTACTGAAGAGTTTAAACGAGAAGAGGGAGGTAACTCCCTTCGTTTTGACAATATTGCTCTTCCTGTTGACTTTCATTGGGTTGGCACTGGTAGTATTCCCTTACATAATTCCTCCCAGCATCACCATTTATGAGGCTGCAGCCTCCCCCAGTTCTCTTGTTTTCATGTTAATATTTATTGGGTTTTTAATACCAATAATGTTGTTTTATAACATCTACAACTACTTTGTTTTTCGGGGTAAAATCACATCAGCCAACTAA
- a CDS encoding cytochrome ubiquinol oxidase subunit I: MELLSDTLPLSRIQFAVTAIFHMLWPVLTTGMAIYLVIVEGLWLKTKNPDYYYHARFWSKLYVLNFGIGVASGAPMAFQFGTNWAPFSEAVGDFFGSIMGFEATMAFMLEAGFLGIMIFGWQRVHPVIHYISTICVAIGANLSTFWILTANSWLQTPAGGDFVEGKFVVRDYFAAIFNPFMVKSVSHMFLATLETSLFVIGGISAWYILKQCHTEFFAKSFKIVLAVAIAITPLQIYVGHLSAEQVYYHQPTKLAAMEALWETIPAGEKADWSLLAIPNEKAERNDWEIKIPNGLAYLLEMKPRLDRPVLGLKEWDEKNRPHMIGLIYYSFRVMSLIGFIFVGIMLVSVIQWLRGKLSPEYISKQKWLLWSWIWAAPLGYVAVEAGWIVRCVGRQPWTVYGELRTADAVSHLPPENVLASLTVFLLLYTVLFFSALFFGSRIIAKGPDFNLPLPGEKITPVEVTPAQHIPDSRPLV, from the coding sequence ATGGAGCTTTTATCAGATACCCTCCCCCTTTCCCGAATACAGTTTGCCGTAACTGCCATATTTCACATGTTGTGGCCTGTCTTAACCACGGGCATGGCTATTTATCTAGTAATCGTAGAGGGGTTATGGCTAAAAACAAAAAACCCCGATTATTACTATCATGCCCGTTTTTGGTCGAAGCTGTATGTGCTCAATTTCGGGATTGGAGTAGCATCTGGTGCGCCAATGGCATTCCAATTCGGCACAAATTGGGCTCCCTTTTCTGAGGCAGTGGGGGATTTCTTTGGTAGCATCATGGGATTTGAGGCTACCATGGCATTCATGTTGGAAGCCGGCTTTTTGGGAATAATGATATTCGGCTGGCAACGGGTTCATCCTGTTATACACTACATATCAACTATATGTGTAGCTATAGGAGCCAATCTGTCTACCTTCTGGATTCTGACGGCCAATTCTTGGTTGCAAACACCGGCAGGGGGGGATTTTGTGGAAGGGAAATTTGTGGTTAGGGATTATTTTGCCGCCATTTTTAATCCTTTCATGGTAAAAAGCGTATCCCACATGTTTCTGGCTACCCTAGAAACCTCCCTGTTTGTGATTGGTGGCATTAGTGCCTGGTACATTCTTAAACAATGTCATACTGAGTTTTTTGCCAAGTCTTTTAAAATTGTCCTGGCTGTAGCTATAGCCATTACCCCCTTACAGATATATGTAGGGCACTTGAGTGCTGAACAGGTGTACTACCATCAGCCTACAAAATTGGCGGCCATGGAGGCCCTATGGGAAACAATACCGGCGGGGGAAAAGGCAGACTGGAGTTTGTTGGCTATTCCCAATGAGAAGGCAGAAAGAAACGACTGGGAGATAAAAATTCCTAACGGATTGGCATATTTGTTAGAAATGAAACCTCGTTTAGATAGGCCTGTGTTGGGGTTGAAGGAATGGGATGAGAAAAATCGCCCTCACATGATTGGTTTGATTTACTACTCCTTTAGGGTTATGAGTCTCATTGGCTTTATCTTTGTGGGGATAATGCTGGTGAGTGTAATTCAATGGCTAAGGGGGAAACTGTCTCCTGAGTATATTAGCAAACAAAAATGGTTGTTGTGGTCTTGGATTTGGGCGGCGCCCTTGGGGTATGTGGCAGTGGAAGCCGGTTGGATTGTGCGTTGTGTGGGGAGACAGCCGTGGACAGTATACGGCGAGTTACGAACAGCTGACGCGGTTTCCCATTTGCCACCGGAAAATGTGTTGGCCTCTCTTACGGTATTCTTGTTACTCTATACGGTTTTATTCTTCTCAGCCTTGTTTTTCGGTAGTCGTATTATAGCCAAAGGACCAGATTTTAACTTGCCCTTACCTGGAGAAAAAATAACCCCCGTGGAAGTAACGCCCGCTCAACACATTCCTGATAGTCGCCCCTTGGTGTAA
- a CDS encoding DUF2288 domain-containing protein: MSDFKTQLQQQLAEVNWRDLLPHALRDGLILVSSRLDLVEVGCAIAEDNVNLVQSWINENLLAKPSASQLSQWNNNPTKKFKAIIVQPFVLIWQEEES, translated from the coding sequence ATGTCTGATTTTAAAACACAGTTGCAACAACAGTTAGCAGAGGTAAATTGGCGAGACTTACTTCCCCATGCCTTGCGAGATGGATTGATTTTGGTTTCTTCCCGTCTAGATTTAGTGGAAGTGGGTTGTGCCATTGCCGAAGATAATGTGAATCTGGTACAAAGTTGGATTAATGAAAACTTATTGGCCAAACCCTCTGCTAGCCAACTAAGTCAGTGGAATAACAATCCTACGAAGAAGTTTAAGGCCATCATAGTACAACCCTTTGTGTTGATTTGGCAAGAGGAAGAATCTTAG